The following coding sequences are from one Miscanthus floridulus cultivar M001 unplaced genomic scaffold, ASM1932011v1 fs_526_1_2, whole genome shotgun sequence window:
- the LOC136532112 gene encoding uncharacterized protein isoform X2 encodes MASLKVELQRANTELDLTRKTLADERINSLPISNNVYSNKNTSPRSKMHQQGVSLKNKKAADNSDDTCLVPITEKENEAVENLEVMDRRSPDLPSLMERNKKPKFYHNGCTQRIHALKQQTQSTDAFLKQNQKQATALNSRSKARKNNAAKNPCHTRSIMEQILQTKFLGKFKRKRGRRSRPNYKHDNSSEHGEAEYKFSDRSESDGNGCLLLLQALEEDLSPPKMSAEHDGEAFTDLKEDLKMNRRDAELSRCTAFPELIDVLAVNSVQMKRRKRTKTVRVLEDDFSETKSVPEPANTELRTSEKRMSGNQLVSEMTENRSDTPTRNSSPFLKCATGNLMHQTDAGNGQFDPEITSSVFLQSTKSETTDYGNLVVDQQELITPNNNTASLKEVNEDGRCSLASPKADASTLSSVEKENLKASSGLPVQALEKHDISFGSSLNKKEHTKASSGASMQAEGARHIKYTFNRRKRKGMSIDSTPQRAVPEESSDLCSPTNKQKLHPDHVEQDHLIDSPQGDSQLVQVAEQLILLSEHM; translated from the exons ATGGCCTCGCTTAAGGTTGAGCTGCAGAGGGCAAATACTGAATTAGATCTGACAAGGAAAACTTTAGCTGATGAAAGAATAAATAGCCTTCCCATATCCAATAATGTTTATTCTAATAAAAACACCAGCCCTCGTTCTAAGATGCATCAACAAGGAGTATCTTTGAAGAATAAAAAGGCAGCAGACAACAGTGATGACACTTGCCTTGTTCCGATAACCGAGAAGGAGAATGAAGCAGTGGAAAACTTGGAGGTCATGGATCGTCGCAGCCCTGATCTGCCATCATTGATGGAAAGAAATAAGAAACCAAAGTTCTATCATAATGGGTGTACACAGCGTATTCATGCACTTAAACAGCAGACTCAAAGTACAGATGCATTCCTGAAGCAAAATCAGAAGCAGGCCACTGCATTAAATAGCCGCTCAAAGGCCAGAAAGAACAATGCTGCTAAAAACCCATGCCACACAAGGTCCATCATGGAACAGATACTTCAAACGAAATTTCTGGGTAAGTTCAAGCGCAAGAGGGGCAGAAGAAGCAGGCCTAATTATAAGCATGATAATTCCAGTGAGCACGGGGAAGCGGAATATAAGTTCTCTGATAGATCTGAATCTGATGGAAATGGCTGCTTGCTTCTACTTCAGGCACTTGAAGAGGAtctttcacctccaaagatgtcTGCTGAACATGATGGGGAGGCCTTTACTGACCTGAAGGAAGACTTGAAAATGAATAGGAGGGATGCTGAGTTAAGCCGCTGTACTGCTTTCCCGGAACTGATTGATGTACTTGCAGTCAACAGCGTgcaaatgaaaagaagaaaaagaacaaagacTGTCAGGGTTTTGGAAGATGATTTTTCTGAAACCAAAAGTGTTCCTGAGCCAGCTAACACCGAGCTTAGGACCAGTGAGAAAAGGATGTCTGGTAATCAATTGGTCTCTGAGATGACTGAGAATCGCTCTGATACCCCCACCAGAAACAGCAGCCCTTTCTTGAAATGTGCTACTGGAAACTTGATGCATCAGACTGATGCTGGTAATGGTCAATTTGATCCTGAAATCACCTCTTCAGTGTTCCTTCAGTCGACCAAAAGTGAAACTACAGATTATG GTAACTTGGTGGTGGACCAGCAGGAGCTGATAACACCAAACAATAATACTGCAAGCTTGAAAGAAGTTAATGAGGATGGAAGGTGCAGTTTGGCTTCACCTAAGGCTGATGCTTCGACTCTTAGCTCCGTAGAGAAAGAAAATTTGAAGGCGTCTTCTGGACTTCCTGTGCAAGCTTTAGAGAAACATGATATTTCATTTGGCAGCTCCCTGAACAAAAAAGAACATACAAAGGCATCTTCTGGAGCTTCCATGCAAGCTGAAGGTGCCAGACATATCAAATACACATTCAATCGCAGAAAGCGCAAGGGTATGTCTATTGACAGCACCCCTCAGCGTGCTGTCCCTGAGGAGAGCAGTGACCTGTGTAGTCCAACTAACAAGCAAAAGCTTCATCCAGATCATGTGGAGCAGGATCATTTGATAGATTCTCCACAAGGTGACAGTCAACTAGTTCAGGTTGCCGAACAG CTCATTTTGTTGTCAGAGCATATGTGA
- the LOC136532112 gene encoding uncharacterized protein isoform X1, with amino-acid sequence MADSQVEAMKKAYAGIMLNMAQESAARVLTAERRAAALAAGLEAAKENGVAALLRLKAIMEARIKEKELEASVHVKKIKELEEQLHGSQNAMASLKVELQRANTELDLTRKTLADERINSLPISNNVYSNKNTSPRSKMHQQGVSLKNKKAADNSDDTCLVPITEKENEAVENLEVMDRRSPDLPSLMERNKKPKFYHNGCTQRIHALKQQTQSTDAFLKQNQKQATALNSRSKARKNNAAKNPCHTRSIMEQILQTKFLGKFKRKRGRRSRPNYKHDNSSEHGEAEYKFSDRSESDGNGCLLLLQALEEDLSPPKMSAEHDGEAFTDLKEDLKMNRRDAELSRCTAFPELIDVLAVNSVQMKRRKRTKTVRVLEDDFSETKSVPEPANTELRTSEKRMSGNQLVSEMTENRSDTPTRNSSPFLKCATGNLMHQTDAGNGQFDPEITSSVFLQSTKSETTDYGNLVVDQQELITPNNNTASLKEVNEDGRCSLASPKADASTLSSVEKENLKASSGLPVQALEKHDISFGSSLNKKEHTKASSGASMQAEGARHIKYTFNRRKRKGMSIDSTPQRAVPEESSDLCSPTNKQKLHPDHVEQDHLIDSPQGDSQLVQVAEQLILLSEHM; translated from the exons ATAAAAGAGAAAGAACTGGAAGCTTCGGTGCATGTTaagaagatcaaggaactggaagAGCAATTGCATGGTTCACAAAATGCTATGGCCTCGCTTAAGGTTGAGCTGCAGAGGGCAAATACTGAATTAGATCTGACAAGGAAAACTTTAGCTGATGAAAGAATAAATAGCCTTCCCATATCCAATAATGTTTATTCTAATAAAAACACCAGCCCTCGTTCTAAGATGCATCAACAAGGAGTATCTTTGAAGAATAAAAAGGCAGCAGACAACAGTGATGACACTTGCCTTGTTCCGATAACCGAGAAGGAGAATGAAGCAGTGGAAAACTTGGAGGTCATGGATCGTCGCAGCCCTGATCTGCCATCATTGATGGAAAGAAATAAGAAACCAAAGTTCTATCATAATGGGTGTACACAGCGTATTCATGCACTTAAACAGCAGACTCAAAGTACAGATGCATTCCTGAAGCAAAATCAGAAGCAGGCCACTGCATTAAATAGCCGCTCAAAGGCCAGAAAGAACAATGCTGCTAAAAACCCATGCCACACAAGGTCCATCATGGAACAGATACTTCAAACGAAATTTCTGGGTAAGTTCAAGCGCAAGAGGGGCAGAAGAAGCAGGCCTAATTATAAGCATGATAATTCCAGTGAGCACGGGGAAGCGGAATATAAGTTCTCTGATAGATCTGAATCTGATGGAAATGGCTGCTTGCTTCTACTTCAGGCACTTGAAGAGGAtctttcacctccaaagatgtcTGCTGAACATGATGGGGAGGCCTTTACTGACCTGAAGGAAGACTTGAAAATGAATAGGAGGGATGCTGAGTTAAGCCGCTGTACTGCTTTCCCGGAACTGATTGATGTACTTGCAGTCAACAGCGTgcaaatgaaaagaagaaaaagaacaaagacTGTCAGGGTTTTGGAAGATGATTTTTCTGAAACCAAAAGTGTTCCTGAGCCAGCTAACACCGAGCTTAGGACCAGTGAGAAAAGGATGTCTGGTAATCAATTGGTCTCTGAGATGACTGAGAATCGCTCTGATACCCCCACCAGAAACAGCAGCCCTTTCTTGAAATGTGCTACTGGAAACTTGATGCATCAGACTGATGCTGGTAATGGTCAATTTGATCCTGAAATCACCTCTTCAGTGTTCCTTCAGTCGACCAAAAGTGAAACTACAGATTATG GTAACTTGGTGGTGGACCAGCAGGAGCTGATAACACCAAACAATAATACTGCAAGCTTGAAAGAAGTTAATGAGGATGGAAGGTGCAGTTTGGCTTCACCTAAGGCTGATGCTTCGACTCTTAGCTCCGTAGAGAAAGAAAATTTGAAGGCGTCTTCTGGACTTCCTGTGCAAGCTTTAGAGAAACATGATATTTCATTTGGCAGCTCCCTGAACAAAAAAGAACATACAAAGGCATCTTCTGGAGCTTCCATGCAAGCTGAAGGTGCCAGACATATCAAATACACATTCAATCGCAGAAAGCGCAAGGGTATGTCTATTGACAGCACCCCTCAGCGTGCTGTCCCTGAGGAGAGCAGTGACCTGTGTAGTCCAACTAACAAGCAAAAGCTTCATCCAGATCATGTGGAGCAGGATCATTTGATAGATTCTCCACAAGGTGACAGTCAACTAGTTCAGGTTGCCGAACAG CTCATTTTGTTGTCAGAGCATATGTGA